A window of the Serinus canaria isolate serCan28SL12 chromosome 20, serCan2020, whole genome shotgun sequence genome harbors these coding sequences:
- the TP53RK gene encoding EKC/KEOPS complex subunit TP53RK has protein sequence MAAAQAEAGGARLVTAGAAGAAMGDVGPVGPATAELGAAGPAVDGAERGAGDAMVAEEPPAPPALPGLRLVQQGAEAHVYRGLFLGRAAVAKLRVPKRYRHPALEERLSRRRMAQEARSLLRCRRAGIPAPVVYFVDYVTNSIYLEDIVDSITVQDHIYSVQKSGTDTSDLHKLAEKMGELLARMHDEDIIHGDLTTANLLLRPPTEKLDLVLIDFGLSFISGLPEDKGVDLYVLEKAFISTHPDTEAMFQALLKTYAATSKKSGPVIKKLDEVRLRGRKRSMIG, from the exons ATGGCGGCGGCCCAGGCGGAGGCGGGCGGTGCGCGTTTGGTCACGGCCGGAGCCGCGGGCGCTGCCATGGGCGACGTGGGGCCCGTGGGCCCCGCCACGGCCGAGCTGGGGGCCGCGGGCCCCGCCGTGGACGGTGCGGAGCGCGGAGCGGGCGACGCCATGGTGGCGGAGGAGCCGCCGGCGCCGCCGGcgctgccggggctgcggctGGTGCAGCAGGGCGCCGAGGCGCACGTGTACCGCGGGCTCTTCCTCGGCCGGGCAGCCGTGGCCAAGCTCCGCGTCCCGAAGCGGTACCGACACCCCGCGCTGGAGGAGCGCCTCAGCCGGCGGCGCATGGCCCAGGAGGCGCGGTCGCTGCTGCGGTGCCGGCGGGCAG GGATTCCAGCTCCAGTGGTCTACTTCGTGGATTATGTCACCAACTCCATCTATCTCGAAGATATTGTAGACTCAATTACTGTTCAGGATCATATTTATTCTGTACAAAAGAGCGGGACTGATACCAGTGACCTCCATAAGTTAGCAGAGAAGATGGGTGAGCTGTTAGCAAGGATGCACGATGAGGATATCATCCACGGGGACCTCACAACTGCCAATCTCCTCCTGCGGCCACCCACGGAGAAGCTGGACTTGGTGTTGATAGACTTTGGACTCAGTTTTATTTCAGGTCTTCCAGAGGATAAAGGAGTTGATTTGTATGTTCTGGAAAAAGCCTTCATTAGCACTCATCCAGATACTGAAGCAATGTTCCAAGCTCTGCTAAAGACCTATGCAGCCACTTCTAAAAAATCTGGTCCTGTGATCAAAAAGCTGGATGAGGTTCGGctcaggggaaggaagagatCCATGATTGGGTAA
- the SLC2A10 gene encoding solute carrier family 2, facilitated glucose transporter member 10 isoform X2, whose translation MGRALVVLLLSGTVSLLGGLIFGYELGIISGALLQLQADFELSCFKQEVLVSAVLIGALLASLAGGILIDRHGRRRAILASNLVLLVGSLILTLARALTLLVIGRMTVGFAISVSSMACCIYVSEMVAAHQRGLLVSLYEAGITVGILLSYALNYVFADVDEGWRYMFGLAIAPAAMQFLSILFLPVSPVKLSSWDSDCQKGLIPLQDPEDRAAAKREPHQEKHYSFLDLFRTRDNMRRRTLVGLGLVLFQQFTGQPNVLGYASKIFHSVGFQSNSSAILASVGLGAIKVVATLVAMALADKAGRRVLLMAGCVVMAVSVTTLGLTSRVAPLAMARDCRAAVGPNASQSLSQQPLTPPVLPQAAVSPVPPASGAARSQAGPGFAATRSLMEVFGSTQSKEAVPDPSLTQKRHLAGQARKGALESTSPPLSAAPWAQHTVLNWITLLSMMAFVSAFSIGFGPMTWLVLSEIYPAGIRGRAFAFCNSFNWAANLLISLSFLDLIDAIGFSWMFLLYGLMGVMALVFIYLFVPETKGQSLEEIEQQLSRKRVWEANVFKQRRGRGVSCTHALYQRVEHGSST comes from the exons ATGG GTCGTGCACTGGTGGTCCTCCTCTTGTCCGGAACAGTGTCTCTCCTGGGCGGGCTGATATTTGGATATGAGCTGGGGATAATCTctggagcactgctgcagctgcaggcagactTTGAGCTCAGCTGCTTCAAGCAGGAGGTTCTGGTGAGCGCCGTCCTTATCGGAGCCCTCCTGGCCTCCCTGGCTGGGGGCATCCTCATCGACCGCCACGGCCGCCGGAGAGCAATCCTGGCCAGCAACCTGGTGCTCCTGGTGGGCAGCCTCATCCTCACACTGGCCAGGGCTCTGACCCTGCTGGTCATTGGGAGAATGACCGTGGGCTTTGCCATCTCTGTCTCATCCATGGCCTGCTGCATCTACGTCTCAGAAATGGTGGCTGCTCACCAGCGAGGGCTGCTGGTGTCTCTCTACGAAGCGGGAATCACCGTGGGCATCCTGCTGTCCTATGCCCTGAATTATGTCTTTGCAGACGTGGATGAGGGGTGGAGGTACATGTTTGGGCTGGCCATTGCCCCGGCAGCCATGCAGTTCCTCAGCATCCTCTTTCTCCCAGTGAGCCCTGTTAAATTAAGCTCGTGGGACTCAGACTGCCAGAAGGGCCTCATCCCATTGCAGGACCCAGAGGACAGAGCGGCGGCAAAGAGGGAGCCCCATCAGGAGAAGCATTACTCGTTTCTTGATCTTTTTAGGACCAGAGACAACATGAGGAGGCGGACTCTGGTGGgcctggggctggtgctgtTCCAGCAGTTCACCGGGCAGCCCAATGTGCTGGGCTATGCCTCCAAAATCTTCCACTCGGTGGGGTTCCAGAGCAACTCCTCAGCCATCCTGGCCTCAGTTGGGCTGGGAGCAATAAAGGTGGTGGCCACGCTGGTGGCCATGGCCCTGGCAgacaaggcaggcaggagggtgCTGCTCATGGCTGGCTGTGTGGTGATGGCCGTCTCTGTCACCACCCTGGGCCTCACCAGCCGCGTGGCTCCGctggccatggccagggacTGCAGAGCAGCCGTGGGCCCCAATGCATCCCAGAgcctcagccagcagcccctgacACCACCTGTGctcccccaggctgctgtgtcACCCGTCCCACCAGCATCAGGTGCTGCCAGAAGTCAGGCAGGCCCTGGTTTTGCTGCCACAAGGAGCCTTATGGAAGTTTTTGGCAGCACTCAAAGCAAAGAGGCTGTTCCTGATCCTTCCCTCACTCAGAAAAGGCACTTGGCAGGTCAGGCCAGGAAAGGAGCACTGGAAAGCACCAGCCCtcccctcagtgctgctccctgggcacaaCATACAGTCCTAAATTGGATTACACTGCTGAGCATGATGGCTTTTGTGAGTGCCTTCTCAATTGGATTTGGACCAA TGACCTGGCTGGTCCTCAGTGAGATTTACCCTGCTGGGATAAGAGGAAGAGCCTTTGCCTTCTGTAACAGCTTTAACTGGGCTGCTAATTTACTGATCAGCCTCTCCTTCCTGGACCTTATTG ATGCCATTGGATTCTCTTGGATGTTCCTTCTCTATGGGCTGATGGGAGTGATGGCGCTTGTATTCATTTACCTTTTTGTGCCTGAAACAAAAGGACAGTCCCTGGAGGAGatagagcagcagctctccaggaaaAG GGTGTGGGAAGCGAATGTGTTCAAGCAGAGACGTGGAAGAGGAGTGAGCTGCACACACGCACTGTACCAGAGAGTGGAGCACGGCAGCAGCACATGA
- the SLC2A10 gene encoding solute carrier family 2, facilitated glucose transporter member 10 isoform X1, giving the protein MGRALVVLLLSGTVSLLGGLIFGYELGIISGALLQLQADFELSCFKQEVLVSAVLIGALLASLAGGILIDRHGRRRAILASNLVLLVGSLILTLARALTLLVIGRMTVGFAISVSSMACCIYVSEMVAAHQRGLLVSLYEAGITVGILLSYALNYVFADVDEGWRYMFGLAIAPAAMQFLSILFLPVSPVKLSSWDSDCQKGLIPLQDPEDRAAAKREPHQEKHYSFLDLFRTRDNMRRRTLVGLGLVLFQQFTGQPNVLGYASKIFHSVGFQSNSSAILASVGLGAIKVVATLVAMALADKAGRRVLLMAGCVVMAVSVTTLGLTSRVAPLAMARDCRAAVGPNASQSLSQQPLTPPVLPQAAVSPVPPASGAARSQAGPGFAATRSLMEVFGSTQSKEAVPDPSLTQKRHLAGQARKGALESTSPPLSAAPWAQHTVLNWITLLSMMAFVSAFSIGFGPMTWLVLSEIYPAGIRGRAFAFCNSFNWAANLLISLSFLDLIDAIGFSWMFLLYGLMGVMALVFIYLFVPETKGQSLEEIEQQLSRKSRVWEANVFKQRRGRGVSCTHALYQRVEHGSST; this is encoded by the exons ATGG GTCGTGCACTGGTGGTCCTCCTCTTGTCCGGAACAGTGTCTCTCCTGGGCGGGCTGATATTTGGATATGAGCTGGGGATAATCTctggagcactgctgcagctgcaggcagactTTGAGCTCAGCTGCTTCAAGCAGGAGGTTCTGGTGAGCGCCGTCCTTATCGGAGCCCTCCTGGCCTCCCTGGCTGGGGGCATCCTCATCGACCGCCACGGCCGCCGGAGAGCAATCCTGGCCAGCAACCTGGTGCTCCTGGTGGGCAGCCTCATCCTCACACTGGCCAGGGCTCTGACCCTGCTGGTCATTGGGAGAATGACCGTGGGCTTTGCCATCTCTGTCTCATCCATGGCCTGCTGCATCTACGTCTCAGAAATGGTGGCTGCTCACCAGCGAGGGCTGCTGGTGTCTCTCTACGAAGCGGGAATCACCGTGGGCATCCTGCTGTCCTATGCCCTGAATTATGTCTTTGCAGACGTGGATGAGGGGTGGAGGTACATGTTTGGGCTGGCCATTGCCCCGGCAGCCATGCAGTTCCTCAGCATCCTCTTTCTCCCAGTGAGCCCTGTTAAATTAAGCTCGTGGGACTCAGACTGCCAGAAGGGCCTCATCCCATTGCAGGACCCAGAGGACAGAGCGGCGGCAAAGAGGGAGCCCCATCAGGAGAAGCATTACTCGTTTCTTGATCTTTTTAGGACCAGAGACAACATGAGGAGGCGGACTCTGGTGGgcctggggctggtgctgtTCCAGCAGTTCACCGGGCAGCCCAATGTGCTGGGCTATGCCTCCAAAATCTTCCACTCGGTGGGGTTCCAGAGCAACTCCTCAGCCATCCTGGCCTCAGTTGGGCTGGGAGCAATAAAGGTGGTGGCCACGCTGGTGGCCATGGCCCTGGCAgacaaggcaggcaggagggtgCTGCTCATGGCTGGCTGTGTGGTGATGGCCGTCTCTGTCACCACCCTGGGCCTCACCAGCCGCGTGGCTCCGctggccatggccagggacTGCAGAGCAGCCGTGGGCCCCAATGCATCCCAGAgcctcagccagcagcccctgacACCACCTGTGctcccccaggctgctgtgtcACCCGTCCCACCAGCATCAGGTGCTGCCAGAAGTCAGGCAGGCCCTGGTTTTGCTGCCACAAGGAGCCTTATGGAAGTTTTTGGCAGCACTCAAAGCAAAGAGGCTGTTCCTGATCCTTCCCTCACTCAGAAAAGGCACTTGGCAGGTCAGGCCAGGAAAGGAGCACTGGAAAGCACCAGCCCtcccctcagtgctgctccctgggcacaaCATACAGTCCTAAATTGGATTACACTGCTGAGCATGATGGCTTTTGTGAGTGCCTTCTCAATTGGATTTGGACCAA TGACCTGGCTGGTCCTCAGTGAGATTTACCCTGCTGGGATAAGAGGAAGAGCCTTTGCCTTCTGTAACAGCTTTAACTGGGCTGCTAATTTACTGATCAGCCTCTCCTTCCTGGACCTTATTG ATGCCATTGGATTCTCTTGGATGTTCCTTCTCTATGGGCTGATGGGAGTGATGGCGCTTGTATTCATTTACCTTTTTGTGCCTGAAACAAAAGGACAGTCCCTGGAGGAGatagagcagcagctctccaggaaaAG CAGGGTGTGGGAAGCGAATGTGTTCAAGCAGAGACGTGGAAGAGGAGTGAGCTGCACACACGCACTGTACCAGAGAGTGGAGCACGGCAGCAGCACATGA